In the genome of Mucilaginibacter sp. 14171R-50, the window ATAACGGTTGTCCGGACGCCAAAAACTGTTAGTGACACCATGGTCCATCAAACCTATAGCGATTTTGTGATCAACAAAACGGTAGGCGGGGTCCGCACTGTCGTCGCTCAGGACGGCGTGGTGAGCCAATTAGATAATGCCAATGCTAACTTTTCGATATTACTCACGGCGGGGGACTACGATATCAATGCCTACTGCGATGATAGAGAAAACGCAATGTCCGTAACTATCAATTATAAAGAGCAATCAAACATTCCCGAAGACGGCGCGATCGCGGGGGGCATCAGGGTGAAGCGTATTACCAATAACCCGGTCATCGGCGCCCCCGTCACCAAAGAATACGTTTATACGAACACCCTCGGTTTTTCTTCGGGGGTATCCATGAACGGTAGTTACGATGTGAAACCATTCAATGAAAGAGGTCATGATGGTCTGAATTCCTGGGATGTAAATTACCTGATGATCAACTCAACTATTGCTGAAAACTATTACATGGGGGTGCCGCATTACTACACCAGCGTACTCGAATCGGTCTCCAATGGCACTGAAAGGATCAGCACGCGCACTTCCTTTCATTCTTACAGCGATTACCTGTTGGGGGTCGAACCGGTCTCTACAACGCAATATAAGATGGTCAGCGGCGCGCTGCTGCCGTTACAGCGAACAGACTACAATTATCAAATAAAGACTGATACAGTATTCCGGGGTTTGAAGCCGATCAAGATCCAGGAAGGGCCGTATAAGTACGAGCGGCAATTCTATCAATATTTTTCTGCCTGGAAATACCTGGTCTCTGCTAAAACCAGCTACTATACAGCTACTGATACACTGGAAACCATAACCTATAATGACAATGATGTAAATGGTACGCGTAATTTGGTGGGCACGTCCGTTAGGGGGTCTGACGGAAAAGAAACGATAACACGCTTTAAATATCCGGAAAATTACAGCGCTTCAATAGCATCCGGTTTTACCGATAAACATGTGCTGGACCCGGTGCTGGAGAAGCAGGTCTGGACCAAGCGAAGTGCTACAGATTCCGGCCTGGTAGCCTCTGTGATCACTAAGTATGACAGCGTGTTTTTTAAACCAGCAAAGGTCTATTCGATCACAGCTCCAAATATTGCTGTACTCAATAATGAAAGCAAGGATGGTACCGGGCGCTATAGTTACTTGCTGAGCGACAGCCGGAATGAGGAACGGATAAATTTCGCATATGATAGCTACGGTAACCTGACGGACCAGCGATTGAAAGGCGGTGTGCCGGTATCCTATAAGTGGGGTTATGCCGCCATTAATTATCTTTATGCGCCACCGACGTCTAATAAGATCCAGGTTATCGCTGAATGCAAAAATGCGACAAGTGCAGAATTCTTTTATGAGAATTTTGAAGAGATTACTTCAGGCCTGGCGACCGGTGCCCATACGGGCCTGCACGCCGTTTCTGCTTACACGGCGAACTGGACACCGCCCAATTCCCGCGCTTATTTAATTTCCTATTGGTACAGGACGGGGGGCGTATGGAAATATAAAAAAGACAACTATACGGGCGGGTCGTCTTCATACGCCTGTACCGGTGGGGACGCTTATGACGATGTTTGTATCTATCCGGCAGACGCGCAGATCTCTACCTACACGTATGATCCGGGACTTGGGGTCAACAGCATAACTGACGCCAGGGGAGAGACCACTACGTTTGAATATGACAGTTTCCACCGCTTAGTGAATGTTCGTGATCGGGATCAAAATATCCTGAAGAATACGGAGTACCACTATATCGAACCGGTTTATTGGAACGACGAAAAGCACAGAACGTTCACGCGGGAGTGTGCAGGAACGGGAACCTCGGTGGTTTATTCGGTTTCTGCCCATACCTATAAAGCAGTTACGCTTGATATGGCAAACGCACAGGCACAGGCGGATGTCGACGCGAACGGGCAGGCTTATGCCAACTTAAAGGGCATATGTCAGCAAACGCCCTTTGTGAAAATGGTACGCGAATCCGGGTTTATTGGCGGCCCGGAAGGTCATGCTTATGGCAATTATTCGTTCAGTCTTTGGCAGGACCAGGCGGGGACGATTCCTTTGACGGCTAATTTACCGGTGACTATCAAATACCAGTTAACCAGTTCGTCGTCCGGCGGCACGCAAAACACGACAGTTACGGCTACGGTAACGACGGGAAACAGTGCGGTTTATGTACAGGTAGACGAAAATACTTGTGGTATAATACCCGTGAATTTAACGTCGCAGCAAAGTAACCAACAATCGGCTAGTTCCGGCGCGACGACGAACACCCTTCCGGGAGGGGGGGGCGATCCGGCGCCTTGTACCAGTACTTATGTTACGCTTTTATCAGGTTCGGCCTATTTCCTCGTAACTATAAACTAACAGACAATGAAGAACTATATATATAGCCGTTTAAGTATTTCGTTTGCTGCGACCCTGTTGTTTTCTATTTCCGCCTTCGGCCAGACCTCGGACCAGAACTATGTCAGGACGCGGGTACCGCGGCGGGAGATCGGTACGGATGGGAAGCTGGATTCGCTGACGGGGAACAAGGACAGTGTGATGCGAACGGTCGCGTATTTTGACGGTTTGGGCCGTCCGCTTCAGACGGTTCAGGTCCAGGCGACGAGCAGTTCGAACGACATTGTTCAGCCATTTGTGTATGACGCTTTTGGCAGGGAAGCGTATAAGTTCCTGCCGTTTGCCTATTCGGGGACAGGCACGGGCGCCTACCGGAGCGACGCGCTGGTCAAGCAGGCGGCGTATTATGATCCCACGCCGGGCAACACGAACCCGCAGCAGACCAACGGCGTGGTGCGGACGGCGTACCCGTACGCGGTAACGGGCTTTGAGCCCTCGCCGCAGAACCGGGTGGTAGAGCAGGGAGCCGCGGGCGCGTCCTGGCAACTGCCGGGCACGGGGGATGGAGGCAGCGCCGGCCATACGCTGCGCATGGTTTACAGCACCAATGACCAGTCCGGTTTCAGCACAGCGGTATCGGCTACCAATATGGGGAGCCATAAGGTAGCGCTGTACACGGCCGCGGTGAATGCGGACGGGAGCCGGACGCTGGCCAGGACGGGGAATACGGCCACCTACAATAGCGGGGAGCTGTACCTGACCATCACGCGGGACGAGAACTGGCAGCCGGCGGACGGGTGCCTGGGCACCACGGAAGAATATAAGGATAAAGTGGGGCATGTAGTGCTCAAGCGGACGTATAACAAGATCAAAAGCGGGGGCAGCTATGTGCTGGAGATGCTCTCGACGTATTATGTGTATGATGATATGGGGCAGCTGGCCTTTGTATTGCCACCGGCCTCGAAGGGGGATAATACCACCGTTATCAGCGTAAGCAACCTGGCGGCCTATGTTTACCAGTACCGCTACGATGAACGTGGGCGGCTGATGCAAAAGAAGCTGCCGGCCAAAGGCTGGGAGTATATGGTGTACAATAAGCTCGACCAGGTGGTGGCCACCCAGGATTCCGTACAGCGGATGAAAGCGCCGCAGGAATGGGTGGTGAGTAAATACGATGCGATGGGACGGGTGGTACTGACGGGTATCTACCAGCACCCGGGGAGCGTGTCCGGGGCCGACAACCGCGTTGCCCTGCAGGCATTGGTGAATGCGCAGGACACCCTTTGGGAAAGACCTGCCGCCGCCGGTAACGGCTACACCAATGCGGCATGGCCTGCCACGCTTGCGGCAACGCTCAGCATCAATTACTACGACGGTTACAATAACATACCGGGTCTGCCTGCCCCGTACGACCAGCAAAGCAATACGGCATACAGCCAGCAGACCACCGGGCTGCTGACCGCCGGTAAGGTCAGCGTACTGGGGAGCACGAATATGCTGTGGACGGTGAACTATTACGATGAGGAAGGCCGTGCCGTACGCAGCTTCAGCCAGCATTACCTGGGCGGAACGGCAAACGCTTATAATTACGACGATATCACCACGGTATATAACTTTAATGATCAGCCGACATCCGTTACGCGCAGGCATTACCGTAAGAACACGGCCGGCACGGCAGCAACGCTTGCCGTTACCGTTTACGACAGCTATACTTACGACCATATGGGCCGTAAGGTACGCAGCTATAACCAGCTGCGTCACGAGGCGCTGACGGCGCAGGCGAAGGTGGCTTTGAACCGGTTCTATTATAACGGGATCGGGCAGGTGATCCAAAAAGGGCTGCACTCGCTTACCCCTTACACAGCCTACCTGCAAAGCGTGTACTACCGCTATAACGAGCGGGGGTGGCTGACCAGCATCAACAACAGTACGCTGAGCGATGACGGCGGGTACACCAACAGCGCCGGCAATGCCGCTTTCGGGATGGAGATCGCCTACCAGGGCACCAGCACAGGCAGGCCGCAGTACAACGGCAACATCTCGACGGTCAAATGGAAGCAGGGACGCACGGACCTGTCGCTTCCGCTGCCCGGACAGCAAAGCTACGATTACGATTACGACCGGCTGAACCGGCTGACGGCGGCGGTATCGACCAGCAGCGCTGCCAAGGACGGCTTTTATAACGAAGCGCTCACCTATGACCAGATGGGCAACATCACGGCCCTTGGGCGTAACGAAAAGGTCAGCGGGGTCAAGACGCAGATCGATACACTGAGCTATTCCTACAATGGGAACCGGCTGACGCGCGTGGACGATGCCTCGGCCTATAATGGGCTGGCGGGGTTCACGGACGGCGTGCAGGTGGCGAACGAGTACACCTATGACGGAAATGCCAACATGCGCAAGGACCTGAATAAGGGGATCACCAGCATTAACTACAATATGCTGAACCTGCCGGAAAGCATCACGGTCAACGGCAATACGGTAACGTATACCTATGACGCGTCAGGCAGAAAGCTCAAGAAGGTGTTTACGGCGGGCAGCAATATCACCACGACGGAATACATCGGCGGGATCCAGTACACGAACGGGGCGATAGACTTCATCCAGAACGAAGAGGGGCGGGCCAGGTTATCGGGGACGGTGTACAAATATGAGTACGACCTCAAGGACCATCTGGGCAACACGCGCACAACGGTGACCTGGGATGCGGCGGACGCTACGCAACTTACGCCAAAGATCCTGCAGCAGAACGACTACTACGCCTTCGGCTTATCGATAAAATCACTGGAGCCCACGGTGCCTAGCCCAAAAAATCAGTACCTTTACAATGGTAAGGAGTTGCAGGACGAAACCGGCCTGTACGATTATGGCGCGAGGTTCTATAACCCGGTGATTGGGAGATGGACGACTCCTGACCCGTTGGCGGAGAAATATCAGGCATTATCTCCATATAACTATGTTGCAGATGAACCTATCAAATTTATTGATCCAGACGGTAACGAAATTATTATAGCAACATCGGGAGGAGATTTACATTATAAAAATGGAAATCTTTACAACCAAAACGGTAAAATTTACAAAGGAAAAAATGAATTTGCGAATAAAACGTTAGCTGTTCTAAACCGGTTAAGTAATTCAAAGGATAGTTATGTAAAAAAAGTGATAGGGTCTTTAACAACAAGTAAAGAAAAACATTCAATTGAAGATGGATTTATTGGTGGGGTTTCTTCCACAAATTCGACAAATGATGTAGCATCAAACAAGGGGGATAGAAGTGACTCTATAATTGAAATTGATTACTCTCAAAAAGGGGAGGATGGTAAAACAGTAAATAGTGACGACCTTGTTGGGCATGAACTTTTTCACGCTTTTGATATACAAGAAGGAAATATGAAAGGTCAGGTATATGAGAAGCCATCAAATAAAAAAAAGGCTGAAATTGATGCTGTTAATTTTGAGAACCGTATTAAAAACAGTAGGGGAGACAAAAAGTTGCGAGACTCTTATGGTGGGAAAAAAATTGATAAAAAGAAAATAGAAGATCCAAATAAAAAAAAGGAATGAGAAAAATAATTTTAATATTACTGATTTTTATCTGCTTAAAAAGTTATTCACAAACAATTGACAAGGATTATATTAAAATTTTATCTACTAGATTTAAATATAATGATGTATACGTTGTTCTTCAAATACAGAATGGAAAAATGCAAAATGACATTTTGATGACGAATCATTTTTTGCACAACTATTATGAAAAATTAGGAGGAAATAAGAAAAAAGGTCCTTATATTTTATTTTTAGAACGTGTTTTTAATAATAGCGAAATAATATACTCTAGTAAATTAAACCCTCAATCGTACACAATAATAAATTCGCGACTTCCAATTTACCAACTATATGAAAAATATGGTATCAATTATATCATTAAGACTTTTTTAATTAGTGAAAATGGCAAGCTAAAAAATAAGCCGATGGAAATGAATACTTTGAATACTCTTATTAAAATTTTGTTTAATAACAAGTACCTTATTTTGTTTTCTGATTACTCTGGCAACTATTATTTCGTTAAATGCTAAGCCGACTTTTGGGGTTCGTAACTCACCTATTCACCTGATGGTCGATAACCATATTAGGTAGATAAGCCATTACCCCATGCTGGCGCATACCTACCGCGAGTTTGTAACTCGTGGTATTGCATCGATACAGTTTGTAACTGGGTTTCTACAAAATGTTCTTTGAAAAATCCTGCGTTAGCGATAGGAGCGGATACCGGCCTCGCGGCTAATGCTTCGTGTAGTATGAACGGATAACGCGGGCCGCAGGTAACGCCCAAATGGCTATAAGATTGGGCATTACCGTAAGAACACGGCCGGCACGGCAGCAACGCTTGCCGTTACCGTTTACGACAGCTATACTTACGACCATATGGGCCGTAAGGTACGCAGCTATAACCAGCTGCGTCACGAGTCGCTGACGGCGCAGGCGAAGGTGGTATTGAACCGTTTCTTTTATAATGGTATCGGGCAGGTGATCCAAAAAGGGCTGCACTCGCTTACCCCTTACACAGCCTACCTGCAAAGCGTGTACTACCGCTATAACGAGCGGGGGTGGCTGACCAGCATCAACAACAGTACGCTGAGCGATGACGGCGGGTACACCAACAGCGCCGGCAATGCCGCTTTCGGGATGGAGATCGCCTACCAGGGCACCAGCACAGGCAGGCCGCAGTACAACGGCAACATCTCGACGGTCAAATGGAAGCAGGGACGCACGGACCTGTCGCTTCCGCTGCCCGGACAGCAAAGCTACGATTACGATTACGACCGGCTGAACCGGCTGACGGCGGCGGTATCGACCAGCAGCGCTGCCAAGGACGGCTTTTATAACGAAGCGCTCACCTATGACCAGATGGGCAACATCACGGCCCTTGGGCGTAACGAAAAGGTCAGCGGGGTCAAGACGCAGATCGATACACTGAGCTATTCCTACAATGGGAACCGGCTGACGCGCGTGGACGATGCCTCGGCCTATAATGGGCTGGCGGGGTTCACGGACGGCGTGCAGGTGGCGAACGAGTACACCTATGACGGAAATGCCAACATGCGCAAGGACCTGAATAAGGGGATCACCAGCATTAACTACAATATGCTGAACCTGCCGGAAAGCATCACGGTCAACGGCAATACGGTAACGTATACCTATGACGCGTCAGGCAGAAAGCTCAAGAAGGTGTTTACGGCGGGCAGCAATATCACCACGACGGAATACATCGGCGGGATCCAGTACACGAACGGGGCGATAGACTTCATCCAGAACGAAGAGGGGCGGGCCAGGTTATCGGGGACGGTGTACAAATATGAGTACGACCTCAAGGACCATCTGGGCAACACGCGCACAACGGTGACCTGGGATGCGGCGGACGCTACGCAACTTACGCCCAAGATCCTGCAGCAGAACGACTACTACGCCTTCGGCTTATCGATAAAATCACTGGAGCCGAATGTACCGAGCCCAAAAAATCAGTACCTTTACAATGGTAAGGAGTTGCAGGACGAAACCGGCCTGTACGATTACGGCGCAAGGCTGTATGATCCGGTGATAGGGAGGTGGACCAATTGTGATCCACATGCAAGTAGCTATTTCTCAATATCTTCTTATAGTTACGTAAATAACAATCCCATAACCTCTATCGACCCAGATGGTAGAGATCTCATTGTATTAAGTGCACCCACACATGCTGGCGGATACGGTCATGCAGCCGTTCTTATTGGCAATGATAAAACGGGATACAAATACTATTCAAAAAATGGGACCACTGAACACAAGGGTGCATGGGGGGCTTCGGATAAGCATCCAGTGGTAGGACGAAAGTACGCGTCATTAAAAGAGTTTGAAGCAAGTGAAGATAATAAAAAGGATGGACCATATGAAAAAGCATATGAACTTAAAACAGATGAAGCAACTGATAAAAAGATGGAAGAGGCGGCAAAAAAGGCTGTAGAATCCGATTACAACGTTTTGGCCAATAGTTGTATTGATGTAGCATCAGATGCTTTACATGCCGGAAGGTTTGATAATGGTACCGGACCTAAGGTTTTTGGGATAATCCCTAACACTTATTTAACGCCAATCCCTAATGTCAGATTTAAAGCAATAATAAAGAATAACCCAGGAGGTGTTTTATTAATTCTACCACAACCTAAAAAGAAAAGGGAAGGAACCGTTACTGTGGGGCCATTATCAAAACCTACTGTTATACCTGATAACGAAAAAAAACCATAAAATACATGAAACTTCATAATACAAAGCTTATTAGCTTGTTAGTAATTATACTATTAATTAGTGTGATTGTTGGTCATTTCTTGCCTCCTACAGGAATATCGCTTATTCCCTTAATAGTAACGCTGATGACCGGATTAATTATTTTCACAAATAATGACTTAAGTATCCTTTTAAAATCAATCCTTACATATTTATTTATAGGGCTAAATGATATTGGTATTAAACTTTTTTCTGGGGGCATACATGACACAGAAGGAATGGGCTGGATTCATATGCTGCTTTTTATTGGGTTGGTACCTTGCTTTATTATGCTGATTATAGGTGTACTTCGAGATAAGGGTTCTGCTATTTTAATTAAGGTACTGAGCGTCCTGTTATTCATTTTGTTGATTTTTGTTCATCTTCAAATATTTGAAACACTAGGGGTTCAGGAAAATTAGCCCATCCTCCCGGTGATGTAAAGAAGATAGTTAAAGCCTGGCTGTGTGCTGGGCTTTTGTTATTTAATGAGCATACGCTTTTTTAGCTTTAAAATCCCGAATAAGTGCATCTACGACCATAAAGACCTGCTT includes:
- a CDS encoding RHS repeat domain-containing protein, which codes for MGRKVRSYNQLRHESLTAQAKVVLNRFFYNGIGQVIQKGLHSLTPYTAYLQSVYYRYNERGWLTSINNSTLSDDGGYTNSAGNAAFGMEIAYQGTSTGRPQYNGNISTVKWKQGRTDLSLPLPGQQSYDYDYDRLNRLTAAVSTSSAAKDGFYNEALTYDQMGNITALGRNEKVSGVKTQIDTLSYSYNGNRLTRVDDASAYNGLAGFTDGVQVANEYTYDGNANMRKDLNKGITSINYNMLNLPESITVNGNTVTYTYDASGRKLKKVFTAGSNITTTEYIGGIQYTNGAIDFIQNEEGRARLSGTVYKYEYDLKDHLGNTRTTVTWDAADATQLTPKILQQNDYYAFGLSIKSLEPNVPSPKNQYLYNGKELQDETGLYDYGARLYDPVIGRWTNCDPHASSYFSISSYSYVNNNPITSIDPDGRDLIVLSAPTHAGGYGHAAVLIGNDKTGYKYYSKNGTTEHKGAWGASDKHPVVGRKYASLKEFEASEDNKKDGPYEKAYELKTDEATDKKMEEAAKKAVESDYNVLANSCIDVASDALHAGRFDNGTGPKVFGIIPNTYLTPIPNVRFKAIIKNNPGGVLLILPQPKKKREGTVTVGPLSKPTVIPDNEKKP
- a CDS encoding DUF6443 domain-containing protein is translated as MKNYIYSRLSISFAATLLFSISAFGQTSDQNYVRTRVPRREIGTDGKLDSLTGNKDSVMRTVAYFDGLGRPLQTVQVQATSSSNDIVQPFVYDAFGREAYKFLPFAYSGTGTGAYRSDALVKQAAYYDPTPGNTNPQQTNGVVRTAYPYAVTGFEPSPQNRVVEQGAAGASWQLPGTGDGGSAGHTLRMVYSTNDQSGFSTAVSATNMGSHKVALYTAAVNADGSRTLARTGNTATYNSGELYLTITRDENWQPADGCLGTTEEYKDKVGHVVLKRTYNKIKSGGSYVLEMLSTYYVYDDMGQLAFVLPPASKGDNTTVISVSNLAAYVYQYRYDERGRLMQKKLPAKGWEYMVYNKLDQVVATQDSVQRMKAPQEWVVSKYDAMGRVVLTGIYQHPGSVSGADNRVALQALVNAQDTLWERPAAAGNGYTNAAWPATLAATLSINYYDGYNNIPGLPAPYDQQSNTAYSQQTTGLLTAGKVSVLGSTNMLWTVNYYDEEGRAVRSFSQHYLGGTANAYNYDDITTVYNFNDQPTSVTRRHYRKNTAGTAATLAVTVYDSYTYDHMGRKVRSYNQLRHEALTAQAKVALNRFYYNGIGQVIQKGLHSLTPYTAYLQSVYYRYNERGWLTSINNSTLSDDGGYTNSAGNAAFGMEIAYQGTSTGRPQYNGNISTVKWKQGRTDLSLPLPGQQSYDYDYDRLNRLTAAVSTSSAAKDGFYNEALTYDQMGNITALGRNEKVSGVKTQIDTLSYSYNGNRLTRVDDASAYNGLAGFTDGVQVANEYTYDGNANMRKDLNKGITSINYNMLNLPESITVNGNTVTYTYDASGRKLKKVFTAGSNITTTEYIGGIQYTNGAIDFIQNEEGRARLSGTVYKYEYDLKDHLGNTRTTVTWDAADATQLTPKILQQNDYYAFGLSIKSLEPTVPSPKNQYLYNGKELQDETGLYDYGARFYNPVIGRWTTPDPLAEKYQALSPYNYVADEPIKFIDPDGNEIIIATSGGDLHYKNGNLYNQNGKIYKGKNEFANKTLAVLNRLSNSKDSYVKKVIGSLTTSKEKHSIEDGFIGGVSSTNSTNDVASNKGDRSDSIIEIDYSQKGEDGKTVNSDDLVGHELFHAFDIQEGNMKGQVYEKPSNKKKAEIDAVNFENRIKNSRGDKKLRDSYGGKKIDKKKIEDPNKKKE
- a CDS encoding DUF5977 domain-containing protein codes for the protein MSFSGPAVKGSLFLCFMFFCGIQTMAQKVEVTSSYATPGGGSGVDPTYTIRTDLIPASPNASSLGKYGELPLNLSTGAASLNIPVFTVTGHDLSLPITLNYNYTGLRPTEQVGFVGLGWTLNAGGVITRTIRGRKDNTGGPNQDFEDQYVIDKINSVSQDDDFLNAVFNGTYDAEPDIYSFNFGNYSGKFIKYRNKFYCFPYQKIKISGGDTGFTIVTEDGTSYVFNEIETISPKGTFGVYNIPYGTASSWYLTKITNAAATDHIYLQYASEGSVPRLGALSQTFKKFLNANGGGNENNGLGYLDQDLGITRSYPTRADSKRLSSITSEKYTVNFIAGQIRGDMLQESASVRALDKISIQNSAGQNVKFLRLEHNNTAGGSVLLLDSLMEYKSVSMGDDIIQIDSTQSQKYVFQYLPIDLTINSLIYRPDANVDHYGYYRGSSFVGTIIPNTLYANGVDRSPNENVRQGAMFMVKYPTGGYSTFEYEPNRAFDGNKYKNIPHAKNVQVTRGGSGDPNAVIGGGFENFTLNFDQTVNITVVRTPKTVSDTMVHQTYSDFVINKTVGGVRTVVAQDGVVSQLDNANANFSILLTAGDYDINAYCDDRENAMSVTINYKEQSNIPEDGAIAGGIRVKRITNNPVIGAPVTKEYVYTNTLGFSSGVSMNGSYDVKPFNERGHDGLNSWDVNYLMINSTIAENYYMGVPHYYTSVLESVSNGTERISTRTSFHSYSDYLLGVEPVSTTQYKMVSGALLPLQRTDYNYQIKTDTVFRGLKPIKIQEGPYKYERQFYQYFSAWKYLVSAKTSYYTATDTLETITYNDNDVNGTRNLVGTSVRGSDGKETITRFKYPENYSASIASGFTDKHVLDPVLEKQVWTKRSATDSGLVASVITKYDSVFFKPAKVYSITAPNIAVLNNESKDGTGRYSYLLSDSRNEERINFAYDSYGNLTDQRLKGGVPVSYKWGYAAINYLYAPPTSNKIQVIAECKNATSAEFFYENFEEITSGLATGAHTGLHAVSAYTANWTPPNSRAYLISYWYRTGGVWKYKKDNYTGGSSSYACTGGDAYDDVCIYPADAQISTYTYDPGLGVNSITDARGETTTFEYDSFHRLVNVRDRDQNILKNTEYHYIEPVYWNDEKHRTFTRECAGTGTSVVYSVSAHTYKAVTLDMANAQAQADVDANGQAYANLKGICQQTPFVKMVRESGFIGGPEGHAYGNYSFSLWQDQAGTIPLTANLPVTIKYQLTSSSSGGTQNTTVTATVTTGNSAVYVQVDENTCGIIPVNLTSQQSNQQSASSGATTNTLPGGGGDPAPCTSTYVTLLSGSAYFLVTIN